A genomic window from Glycine max cultivar Williams 82 chromosome 17, Glycine_max_v4.0, whole genome shotgun sequence includes:
- the LOC102664253 gene encoding uncharacterized protein, with translation MAEYEACALGIQAAINFKVKLLKVYGDSTLVIHQLKGEWETRYHKLIPYHVYIKKLTEFFDDISFHHIPREENQMADALATLASMFQLTPHGDLSYIEFRCCGKPAHCCLIEEEQDGKPWYFDIKRYVEDKEYSREASDNDKRMLQRLATDFFLNGGILYKRNHDIGTAPMCRCQGSRANARRGA, from the coding sequence atggccgagtatgaGGCGTGCGCCCTTGGAATCCAAGCAGCAATCAACTTCAAGGTCAAGCtgctcaaagtgtatggagactcaacCTTGGTGATTCACcaattgaaaggagaatgggagacTAGGTATCataagttgataccctaccacGTCTACATCAAGAAGCTGACAGAGTTCTTCGATGACATATCCTTCCACCATATTCCTAGGgaggagaatcaaatggctgatgcgctTGCCACTCTAGCATCCATGTTTCAGCTGACTCCACACGGAGACTTATCGTACATCGAGTTCAGATGTTGTGGCAAGCCCGCACATTGCTGCTTGATAGAAGAGGAACAAGATGGTAAACCATGGTACTTCGACATTAAGCGATACGTCGAAGACAAGGAGTACTCACGGGAggcttccgacaatgacaaGAGGATGTTGCAAAGGTTAGCAACTGATTTTTTTCTAAACGGAGGTATCCtgtacaagagaaaccatgataTTGGAACTGCTCCGATGTGTAGATGCCAGGGAAGCCGAGCAAATGCTCGTAGAGGTGCATGA